A genomic window from Cricetulus griseus strain 17A/GY chromosome 4, alternate assembly CriGri-PICRH-1.0, whole genome shotgun sequence includes:
- the Ocm2 gene encoding putative oncomodulin-2, whose amino-acid sequence MSITDVLSADDIAAALQECQDPDTFEPQKFFQTSGLSKMSASQVKDVFRFIDNDQSGYLDEDELKFFLQKFQSDARELTESETKSLMAAADNDGDGKIGADEFQEMVHS is encoded by the exons ATGAGCATCACAGATGTGCTCAGTGCTGACGACATCGCGGCAGCCCTGCAGGAATGCCAAG ACCCAGACACTTTCGAACCACAAAAGTTCTTCCAGACATCAGGCCTCTCCAAGATGTCTGCCAGCCAAGTGAAGGATGTCTTCCGGTTCATAGACAATGACCAAAGTGGATACTTGGATGAAGATGAGCTCAA GTTTTTCCTTCAGAAGTTCCAGAGTGATGCTAGAGAGCTGACTGAGTCAGAGACCAAGTCCTTGATGGCTGCAGCGGACAACGATGGAGATGGGAAGATTGGGGCTGATG